Proteins encoded together in one Rhizobium bangladeshense window:
- a CDS encoding sugar phosphate isomerase/epimerase family protein, whose protein sequence is MQVEGLSINLATIREQCGFAEAVDICLKHGITSIAPWRDQVAKAGLDEAVRIVKSNGIKLTGLCRGGFFPAANDADWQKNLDDNRRAIDEAAAFAADCLVLVVGGLPGASKDIAAARQMVCDGIAAVLPHAQAAGVKLAIEPLHPMYAADRACVNTLGQALDMCDELGTDVGVAIDVYHVWWDPDLANQIARAGRMKRIFAHHICDWLAPTKDMLLDRGMMGDGVIDLIGIRRMIEAAGFFGAQEVEIFSSENWWKRPADEVIATCVERFRNCCQI, encoded by the coding sequence ATGCAAGTCGAAGGACTTTCGATCAACCTCGCGACGATCCGCGAGCAATGCGGCTTTGCCGAGGCCGTCGACATCTGCCTGAAACACGGCATCACCTCGATCGCGCCCTGGCGTGATCAGGTCGCCAAGGCCGGCCTCGACGAGGCCGTGCGGATCGTCAAATCGAACGGCATCAAGCTGACCGGCCTTTGCCGCGGCGGTTTCTTTCCGGCGGCAAACGATGCCGACTGGCAGAAGAACCTCGATGACAACAGGCGTGCCATCGACGAGGCGGCGGCCTTTGCCGCCGATTGCCTCGTGCTCGTGGTCGGCGGCCTGCCGGGCGCTTCGAAGGATATCGCTGCTGCCCGGCAGATGGTGTGCGACGGCATTGCCGCCGTGCTGCCGCATGCACAAGCCGCGGGTGTGAAGCTCGCGATCGAACCGCTGCATCCGATGTATGCCGCCGACCGCGCCTGCGTGAACACGCTCGGCCAGGCCCTCGACATGTGCGATGAGCTCGGCACCGATGTCGGTGTGGCGATCGACGTCTACCACGTCTGGTGGGATCCCGATCTCGCCAACCAGATTGCTCGCGCCGGGCGGATGAAACGCATCTTCGCCCATCACATCTGCGACTGGCTGGCCCCGACCAAGGACATGCTGCTCGACCGCGGCATGATGGGCGATGGCGTTATCGATCTCATAGGCATAAGACGGATGATCGAGGCCGCCGGTTTCTTCGGCGCGCAGGAAGTCGAGATCTTCTCGTCTGAAAATTGGTGGAAGCGTCCGGCCGACGAGGTGATTGCCACCTGCGTCGAGCGTTTCCGGAACTGCTGCCAGATCTGA
- a CDS encoding Gfo/Idh/MocA family protein — MAAMEKRDMSIKTVAIVGCGIGRSHIVEGYLPHSDKFKVAAICDLNEERLAAVGDEFGIERRTTSFEELLADDTIDIIDICTPPGIHLEQVVAALGAGKHVVCEKPLTGSLAGVDTIMEAEKAAKGVLMPIFQYRYGDGIQKAKRIIDAGIAGKPYTASVETFWLRKPEYYAVPWRGKWATELGGVLVTHALHLHDMLMHLMGPAARVFGRVATRVNDIEVEDCASASLLMENGAFVSLSCTLGSQEQISRLRLHFENVTFESTHEPYTPGKDPWKIIAANDDVQEKIDRVVGDWQPVAPRFTTQMGQFHAFLSGTGPLPVNTSDARRALELVTAIYQSSDSGAEVPLPVGPDSPKYADWRARTK; from the coding sequence ATGGCGGCAATGGAAAAGAGAGACATGAGCATCAAGACCGTCGCGATCGTCGGCTGCGGCATCGGCCGTTCGCATATCGTCGAAGGATATCTGCCACATTCCGACAAGTTCAAGGTAGCGGCGATCTGCGATCTGAACGAAGAACGTCTGGCTGCCGTCGGCGACGAGTTCGGCATCGAGCGCCGCACGACCTCCTTCGAGGAGCTGCTGGCCGACGACACGATCGACATCATCGATATCTGCACCCCTCCCGGCATTCATCTGGAACAGGTGGTCGCCGCTCTCGGTGCCGGCAAACATGTCGTCTGCGAAAAGCCGCTGACGGGTTCGCTCGCCGGCGTCGATACGATCATGGAGGCGGAAAAGGCGGCAAAGGGCGTGCTGATGCCGATCTTCCAGTACCGCTATGGCGACGGCATCCAGAAGGCCAAACGGATTATCGATGCCGGCATTGCCGGCAAGCCCTATACGGCTTCCGTCGAAACCTTCTGGCTGCGCAAGCCCGAGTATTACGCGGTGCCCTGGCGTGGCAAATGGGCGACCGAACTCGGTGGCGTGCTCGTCACCCACGCCCTGCACCTGCACGACATGCTGATGCATCTGATGGGGCCGGCTGCAAGGGTCTTCGGCCGCGTCGCCACCCGCGTCAACGATATCGAGGTCGAGGACTGCGCCTCCGCCAGCCTGCTGATGGAAAACGGCGCCTTCGTCTCGCTGTCCTGCACGCTCGGTTCGCAGGAACAGATCAGCCGGCTTAGACTGCACTTCGAGAATGTCACCTTCGAAAGCACGCATGAGCCCTACACGCCGGGCAAGGATCCCTGGAAAATCATCGCCGCCAATGACGACGTTCAGGAAAAGATCGACCGCGTGGTCGGCGACTGGCAGCCGGTCGCGCCGCGCTTCACCACCCAGATGGGCCAGTTCCATGCCTTCCTCAGCGGCACTGGACCGCTGCCGGTGAACACGAGCGATGCGCGCCGCGCGCTCGAGCTCGTCACCGCCATCTATCAGTCTTCCGACAGCGGTGCCGAAGTGCCGCTGCCGGTCGGTCCCGACAGTCCCAAATACGCCGACTGGCGCGCAAGAACCAAGTAA
- a CDS encoding ABC transporter substrate-binding protein — translation MTLRVSRRNFVAGGAALLSLSALGTSALAQETRLRLLWWGSQPRADRTNKVSQLYQTKNPGTSITGEFLGWGDYWPRLATQVAGRNAPDVIQMDYRYIVQYARRGALAPLESYMPAKLNLDDFDKAQIEGGSVDGHLYGVSLGANSAATVLNTTAFKEAGVDLPTQATTWEEFARIGAEITKAGKRKGMFGIADGSGSEPLFENWLRQRGKALYTADGKIGFGVEDASEWYDMWAKFREAGACVPADIQALDKNDIETNTVSLGKSAAGFAHSNQFVAYQAMNKDKLALTNYMRIKPDSKGGHYRKPSMFFSVSAQSKAVDKAVDYVNFFVKNPEAALLLDVERGIPESAAMREVVATKLDENGKVALAYVSGLGDLAGKLPPPPPAGAGEADLMLRNIAEQVGFGQLSTSDGGKQLVTEITQILARG, via the coding sequence ATGACTCTACGTGTAAGCAGACGTAATTTCGTTGCGGGAGGGGCGGCGCTTCTGTCGCTGTCGGCGCTCGGAACCAGTGCCTTGGCACAGGAAACGCGCCTGCGTCTCCTGTGGTGGGGCTCGCAGCCGCGCGCCGACCGTACCAACAAGGTGTCGCAGCTCTACCAGACGAAGAACCCGGGCACCTCGATCACCGGGGAATTCCTGGGCTGGGGCGATTACTGGCCGCGTCTTGCGACCCAGGTCGCCGGCCGCAACGCGCCCGATGTCATTCAGATGGACTATCGCTACATCGTTCAATACGCCCGGCGCGGCGCGCTCGCACCGCTCGAATCCTACATGCCGGCCAAGCTCAATCTCGACGATTTCGACAAGGCTCAGATCGAAGGCGGCAGCGTCGACGGCCATCTCTACGGCGTCAGCCTGGGCGCGAATTCGGCTGCAACGGTGTTGAACACCACGGCCTTCAAGGAGGCCGGCGTCGATCTGCCGACGCAGGCAACCACCTGGGAAGAATTCGCCCGCATTGGTGCGGAGATCACCAAAGCAGGCAAGCGCAAGGGCATGTTCGGTATCGCCGACGGCAGCGGCTCGGAACCCTTGTTCGAAAACTGGCTGCGCCAGCGCGGCAAGGCGCTCTATACCGCCGACGGCAAAATCGGTTTCGGTGTGGAGGACGCCTCGGAATGGTACGACATGTGGGCCAAGTTCCGCGAGGCTGGCGCCTGCGTTCCCGCTGATATCCAGGCTCTCGACAAGAACGATATCGAAACCAACACCGTATCGCTCGGCAAGTCGGCGGCCGGTTTTGCCCATTCCAACCAGTTCGTCGCCTATCAGGCCATGAACAAGGACAAGTTGGCGCTCACCAACTACATGCGCATCAAGCCGGATTCGAAGGGCGGCCACTATCGCAAGCCTTCGATGTTCTTCTCGGTTTCGGCACAGTCGAAGGCGGTGGACAAGGCGGTGGATTACGTCAATTTCTTCGTCAAGAACCCTGAAGCAGCGCTGCTTCTCGATGTCGAGCGCGGCATTCCCGAATCGGCCGCCATGCGCGAGGTCGTCGCGACGAAGCTCGATGAGAACGGCAAGGTCGCGCTGGCCTATGTCAGCGGCCTTGGCGACCTCGCCGGTAAACTGCCCCCGCCGCCGCCGGCCGGTGCCGGTGAAGCCGATCTGATGCTGCGCAATATCGCCGAACAGGTCGGCTTCGGACAACTGTCTACTTCCGACGGCGGCAAGCAGCTTGTCACCGAAATCACGCAGATTCTCGCACGAGGCTGA
- a CDS encoding ABC transporter ATP-binding protein: MATSVVLQKVEKRYGAFDVIHGIDLTIDPGEFVVFVGPSGCGKSTLLRMIAGLEEISAGALLLDSERMNEVAPAKRGIAMVFQSYALYPHMSVYKNLAFGLETAGYKKAEIQPKVKRAAEILQIEKLLERKPKALSGGQRQRVAIGRAIVREPRIFLFDEPLSNLDAELRVQMRVEISRLHRQLGNTMIYVTHDQVEAMTMADKIVVLNSGRIEQVGAPLDLYNNPANRFVAGFIGSPKMNFLKARIEEVGDAETSVQVCGDSVRLPRRLKGEAGEAVTFGIRPEHLSLAQGAITLSTVNVDLVENLGGATMLYTTTPDGQLLTIALDGQQKVEHGTNVKTYFDPARCHVFDAAGKTI, encoded by the coding sequence ATGGCAACCAGTGTCGTTCTTCAGAAGGTCGAGAAGCGCTACGGCGCCTTCGATGTGATCCATGGCATCGACCTGACGATCGATCCCGGCGAATTCGTCGTTTTCGTCGGTCCCTCGGGCTGCGGAAAGTCGACCCTTTTGCGCATGATTGCCGGCCTCGAGGAGATCTCGGCCGGCGCGCTCCTGCTCGACAGCGAGCGCATGAACGAAGTGGCGCCCGCCAAGCGAGGCATCGCCATGGTCTTCCAGTCCTATGCGCTCTATCCGCACATGTCCGTCTACAAGAACCTCGCCTTCGGCCTCGAGACCGCGGGTTACAAGAAGGCCGAGATCCAGCCGAAGGTGAAGCGCGCCGCCGAAATCCTGCAGATCGAAAAGCTCCTGGAGCGCAAGCCGAAGGCGCTCTCCGGCGGCCAGCGCCAGCGTGTCGCGATCGGTCGGGCCATCGTGCGCGAGCCGCGCATCTTCCTGTTCGACGAACCGCTGTCGAACCTCGATGCCGAACTGCGCGTGCAGATGCGCGTCGAAATCTCCCGCCTGCATAGGCAACTCGGCAACACCATGATCTATGTCACGCATGATCAGGTTGAAGCCATGACGATGGCCGACAAGATCGTCGTGCTGAATTCGGGCCGCATCGAGCAGGTCGGAGCGCCGCTCGATCTCTACAACAACCCCGCCAACCGCTTCGTCGCCGGTTTCATCGGCAGCCCCAAGATGAATTTCCTCAAGGCCCGCATCGAAGAGGTCGGCGACGCCGAAACCAGCGTTCAAGTCTGCGGCGACTCGGTTCGCCTGCCGCGCCGGCTGAAAGGCGAGGCCGGTGAGGCCGTCACCTTCGGCATCCGCCCCGAGCATCTTTCGCTTGCGCAGGGTGCGATCACGCTCTCGACGGTCAATGTCGATCTCGTCGAAAATCTCGGGGGCGCCACCATGCTCTATACTACGACACCGGATGGACAGCTCCTGACGATTGCTCTCGACGGCCAGCAGAAGGTCGAGCACGGCACCAATGTGAAGACTTACTTCGATCCCGCCCGCTGCCACGTTTTCGACGCCGCCGGCAAAACGATCTGA
- a CDS encoding carbohydrate ABC transporter permease: MSNAMRTPAGAISVERYQGAVAEGRFRRLWNANAPGYLFLLPWLVGFFGLTLGPALISLYLSFTDYDMLQSPRWVGMANYVRIATADPKFSAAMDVTLTYVVFSVPFKLTFALLVAMALNRGLRGLTVYRAIFYLPSLLGGSVAIAVLWRQLFASDGLVNAALSQFGIEGPSWISHPNYSIYTLVALSVWQFGSPMIIFLAGLRQIPQDMYEAASLDGASKFRQFYKITLPLLTPVIFFNAVVQTIEAFKAFTPAFIISGGTGGPINSTLFYTLYLYQEAFGNFRMGYASALAWILVVIIAIFTAFSFLTSRYWVHYDD, encoded by the coding sequence ATGAGCAATGCGATGCGCACGCCCGCAGGGGCCATATCAGTGGAAAGATATCAGGGGGCCGTGGCCGAAGGACGCTTCAGGCGTCTCTGGAATGCCAATGCTCCCGGCTATCTCTTCCTCCTTCCCTGGCTCGTCGGCTTTTTCGGCCTGACGCTCGGGCCGGCCCTGATTTCGCTCTACCTCTCCTTCACCGACTACGACATGCTCCAGTCGCCGCGGTGGGTGGGAATGGCAAATTACGTGCGCATCGCCACGGCGGATCCGAAATTCTCGGCCGCCATGGACGTCACCCTGACTTACGTCGTCTTCTCCGTACCGTTCAAGCTGACCTTCGCCCTGCTGGTCGCCATGGCCCTCAACCGCGGCCTGCGCGGCTTGACCGTCTATCGCGCCATTTTCTATCTGCCGTCGCTCCTCGGCGGCAGCGTCGCGATCGCCGTGCTATGGCGTCAGCTTTTCGCGAGCGACGGTCTCGTCAACGCCGCGCTCTCGCAGTTCGGCATCGAAGGTCCAAGCTGGATCTCGCACCCGAACTATTCGATCTACACGCTGGTGGCGCTGTCGGTCTGGCAGTTCGGCTCGCCGATGATCATCTTTTTGGCAGGTCTGCGCCAGATCCCGCAGGATATGTATGAGGCCGCGAGCCTCGACGGCGCCTCGAAATTCCGGCAGTTCTACAAGATCACCCTGCCGCTTCTGACGCCGGTGATCTTCTTTAACGCCGTCGTGCAGACGATCGAAGCCTTCAAGGCCTTCACGCCGGCCTTCATCATATCCGGCGGCACCGGCGGCCCGATCAATTCGACGCTCTTCTACACGCTCTATCTCTATCAGGAGGCCTTCGGCAATTTCCGCATGGGCTACGCCTCGGCGCTTGCCTGGATCCTGGTGGTGATCATCGCGATCTTCACCGCCTTCTCCTTCCTGACCTCGCGTTACTGGGTGCACTACGATGACTGA
- a CDS encoding Gfo/Idh/MocA family protein, producing MARLGIILHGVTGRMGYNQHLVRSILAFRDQGGIKLKSGEKLEIDPIIVGRNGAKMEELAKKHNIKRWSTDLDAALANPDDTIFFDAGTTLMRAELLSRALDAGKHVYCEKPISDDLQVAIDLARKARRSGLKHGVVQDKLFLPGLRKLALLKDSGFFGKILSVRGEFGYWVFEGDWGVPAQRPSWNYRKADGGGIILDMLCHWRYVLDNLFGEVRAVSCLGATHIGRRVDEQGKPYNCDTDDAAYATFELEGGAIAQINSSWAVRVRRDDLVTFQVDGTHGSAVAGLTKCWSQHRVNTPKPVWNPDQPQTIDFYKTWDEVPDTQAFDNGFKAQWEMFIRHVVEDAPWPYGLEAGAKGVQLAELGLKSWAERRWLDVPALEF from the coding sequence ATGGCACGCTTGGGGATCATCTTGCATGGCGTCACCGGCCGCATGGGTTACAATCAGCACCTGGTGCGCTCAATCCTGGCCTTCCGCGACCAGGGCGGCATCAAGCTCAAGTCGGGCGAGAAACTGGAGATCGACCCGATCATCGTCGGCCGTAACGGCGCGAAGATGGAAGAGCTGGCGAAGAAGCACAATATCAAGCGCTGGTCGACCGATCTCGACGCCGCTCTCGCCAATCCCGACGATACCATCTTCTTCGATGCCGGCACGACGCTGATGCGCGCCGAGCTTCTGTCCAGGGCGCTCGACGCCGGCAAGCACGTCTATTGCGAAAAACCGATTTCCGACGATCTGCAGGTGGCGATCGATCTCGCCCGCAAGGCACGGCGCTCCGGGCTGAAGCACGGCGTCGTGCAGGACAAGCTTTTCCTGCCCGGCCTACGCAAGCTGGCGTTGCTCAAGGATTCCGGCTTCTTCGGCAAGATCCTCTCGGTGCGCGGCGAATTCGGCTACTGGGTGTTCGAAGGCGATTGGGGCGTACCCGCCCAGCGTCCGTCCTGGAACTACCGCAAGGCCGACGGCGGCGGCATCATCCTCGATATGCTGTGCCATTGGCGCTATGTGCTCGACAATCTGTTCGGCGAGGTCAGGGCCGTGTCCTGCCTCGGCGCCACCCATATCGGCCGACGCGTCGACGAGCAGGGCAAGCCCTATAATTGCGATACCGATGATGCGGCCTATGCAACCTTCGAACTCGAAGGCGGGGCGATCGCCCAGATCAACTCCTCCTGGGCCGTCCGCGTGCGCCGCGACGACCTCGTCACCTTCCAGGTCGACGGCACGCATGGCTCGGCCGTCGCCGGCCTGACGAAATGCTGGAGCCAGCACCGCGTCAACACGCCGAAGCCGGTCTGGAACCCGGACCAGCCGCAGACGATCGACTTCTACAAGACCTGGGACGAGGTTCCGGACACCCAGGCCTTCGACAATGGCTTCAAGGCGCAGTGGGAAATGTTCATCCGCCATGTCGTCGAAGATGCGCCCTGGCCCTACGGCCTGGAAGCCGGCGCCAAGGGCGTGCAGCTTGCCGAACTCGGGCTCAAATCCTGGGCCGAGCGCCGCTGGCTCGACGTTCCCGCATTGGAGTTCTGA
- a CDS encoding dihydrodipicolinate synthase family protein, producing the protein MTTINLPLDGKIVPYSLTGTPIELKIRYAKSFPRIAFAAAHVVADPLADNDPWLMPAIDWERTLAFRHRLWDLGLGVAEAMDTAQRGMGLGWPEARDLIRRALAEAAGREDALIACGAGTDHLSPGPDVTIDTIIRAYEEQIETVEAAGGRIILMASRALAVVARSPDDYVRVYDRILRQVKEPVIIHWLGEMFDPALQGYWGNDDHLKAMETCLQVIEANAAKVDGIKISLLSKEKEVAMRRRLPKGVRMYTGDDFNYAELIAGDEEGHSDALLGIFDAIAPAASAALDALGRKSNHEFFDLLEPTVPLSRHIFKAPTRFYKTGVVFLAYLNGLQDHFVMIGGQQSTRSLAHLAELFRLADKARVLADPELAASRMRQVLAVHGVN; encoded by the coding sequence GTGACGACGATCAATCTCCCCCTGGACGGCAAGATCGTTCCCTACTCGCTGACCGGCACGCCGATCGAACTCAAAATACGCTATGCCAAGAGCTTTCCGCGCATCGCCTTTGCCGCTGCGCATGTGGTGGCCGATCCGCTCGCCGACAACGATCCGTGGCTGATGCCGGCGATCGACTGGGAGCGGACGCTCGCCTTTCGTCACCGGCTCTGGGACCTCGGGCTCGGCGTTGCCGAAGCGATGGATACGGCGCAGCGGGGCATGGGTCTCGGCTGGCCGGAGGCGCGCGACCTCATCCGCCGGGCGCTTGCCGAGGCGGCGGGCCGCGAAGATGCATTGATCGCCTGTGGCGCCGGCACGGATCATCTATCACCCGGTCCCGACGTGACCATCGACACGATCATCAGGGCCTATGAAGAGCAGATCGAAACGGTCGAGGCGGCCGGCGGCCGCATCATCCTCATGGCAAGCCGGGCGCTTGCCGTCGTTGCTAGGAGCCCGGACGATTATGTCAGGGTCTATGACCGTATCCTTCGCCAGGTCAAGGAGCCGGTCATCATCCATTGGCTCGGTGAAATGTTCGATCCGGCGCTCCAGGGTTATTGGGGCAATGACGATCATCTGAAAGCAATGGAAACCTGCCTGCAGGTGATCGAAGCCAATGCTGCCAAGGTCGACGGCATCAAGATCTCCCTGCTGTCGAAGGAGAAGGAAGTGGCGATGCGCCGTCGGCTGCCGAAAGGCGTGCGCATGTATACCGGTGACGATTTCAACTATGCCGAACTGATCGCCGGCGACGAAGAGGGCCATTCTGACGCATTGCTCGGCATTTTCGACGCGATCGCGCCGGCAGCTTCCGCCGCGCTCGACGCGCTCGGCCGCAAGAGCAACCATGAATTTTTCGACCTGCTCGAGCCGACCGTGCCGCTGTCGCGCCACATCTTCAAGGCGCCGACCCGCTTCTACAAGACCGGTGTCGTCTTCCTCGCCTATCTCAACGGCCTGCAGGATCATTTCGTCATGATCGGTGGACAGCAGAGCACGCGCTCGCTGGCGCATTTGGCCGAACTCTTCCGGCTGGCCGACAAGGCGCGGGTGCTCGCCGATCCGGAACTTGCCGCTAGCCGCATGCGCCAGGTGCTCGCCGTCCACGGCGTCAACTGA
- a CDS encoding TetR/AcrR family transcriptional regulator translates to MNDSGGNRERKQARRPSAERTTQRDPERTRAAILEAATREFAENGMGGARVDAIAERAGTNKRMLYHYFGDKEQLYLKVLEEAYVGIRTAERALHIGDRSPEEGIGELALFTWRYFLQHPEFLSLLGTENLHRARWLRQSVRLKELHSHLIGELSQVLDRGKKQGVFIETADPLHVYLTIASLGYFYLSNQYTLSTIFGRDLIEPANLSAWERHIVHVTLASIRR, encoded by the coding sequence ATGAACGACAGCGGGGGAAACAGGGAAAGGAAACAGGCGCGGCGACCGTCTGCGGAACGGACGACCCAACGCGATCCGGAGCGGACACGCGCCGCTATCCTTGAGGCGGCAACCCGGGAATTCGCCGAAAACGGCATGGGCGGCGCCCGTGTCGACGCCATCGCCGAGCGCGCCGGCACCAACAAACGCATGCTCTACCATTATTTCGGCGACAAGGAGCAGCTCTACCTCAAGGTGCTCGAAGAGGCCTATGTCGGCATCCGCACGGCCGAGCGCGCGCTGCATATCGGCGACCGCAGCCCCGAGGAAGGCATCGGCGAACTCGCACTCTTCACCTGGCGTTATTTCCTCCAGCATCCGGAATTCCTGAGCCTGCTCGGCACCGAAAACCTGCACCGCGCCCGATGGCTGCGCCAGTCCGTCCGGCTCAAGGAGCTGCATTCGCATCTGATCGGCGAGCTTTCCCAAGTCTTGGATCGGGGAAAGAAACAAGGCGTCTTCATCGAGACCGCCGATCCGCTGCACGTCTATCTGACGATCGCCTCGCTCGGCTATTTCTACCTCTCCAATCAGTACACGCTTTCGACAATCTTCGGCCGCGACCTGATCGAGCCGGCCAATCTCAGTGCCTGGGAGAGGCATATCGTCCACGTCACCCTCGCCTCGATCAGGCGCTGA
- a CDS encoding phosphotransferase: MTPEDRIHALGIWRGSIEISPIKGGITNRNYLVSDAVARCVVRLGTDIPIHHISRQNELAASRAAHAAGLSPAVIHHSPGVLVLEYIEARALLSADIRAPDMLARVVALVRSCHHDIARHFRGPAMIFWVFHVIRDYAASLKEAGSAYLPLLAKLIDKADTLEEAAGPFEIAFGHNDLLAANFLDDGSRLWLIDWDYAGFNTPLFDLGGLASNNELPVVAERMMLEIYFGRPPTDDLIRRYAAMKCASLLRETLWSMISEIHSSIDFDYAAYTAENLRRFERAYQVFEQDQ, from the coding sequence ATGACGCCTGAGGATAGGATTCATGCGCTTGGCATCTGGCGGGGCTCGATCGAAATATCGCCGATAAAAGGCGGCATCACCAACAGGAATTATCTGGTCAGCGACGCTGTCGCACGTTGCGTGGTGAGGCTCGGCACCGATATTCCGATCCATCACATCAGCCGTCAGAACGAGCTTGCCGCCAGCCGGGCCGCCCATGCCGCCGGCCTGTCGCCCGCCGTCATCCACCATTCGCCCGGCGTGTTGGTGCTCGAATATATCGAGGCGAGGGCGCTTTTGTCGGCGGATATCAGGGCGCCTGACATGCTTGCCCGGGTGGTCGCGCTGGTGCGCTCCTGCCACCACGACATCGCCCGGCATTTTCGCGGTCCGGCGATGATCTTTTGGGTCTTTCATGTCATCCGCGATTATGCCGCCAGTCTGAAGGAGGCAGGCAGCGCCTATCTTCCCTTGCTTGCAAAACTCATCGACAAGGCCGATACGCTGGAAGAAGCGGCAGGACCTTTCGAAATCGCCTTCGGCCATAACGACCTGTTGGCAGCCAATTTTCTCGACGACGGTAGCCGGCTCTGGCTGATCGACTGGGATTATGCCGGCTTCAACACACCGCTGTTCGATCTCGGTGGATTGGCCTCCAACAACGAACTTCCGGTAGTGGCCGAGCGAATGATGCTGGAGATCTATTTCGGCCGGCCGCCCACCGACGACCTCATCAGGCGATATGCCGCGATGAAATGCGCCTCGCTCCTGCGCGAGACGCTCTGGAGCATGATTTCGGAAATCCATTCCAGCATCGATTTCGACTATGCCGCCTATACGGCCGAGAATCTCAGACGCTTCGAGCGCGCCTACCAAGTCTTTGAACAGGATCAATAA
- a CDS encoding carbohydrate ABC transporter permease — MTETTASVTAARPPSDITKRSLPASLVIHALLIAASLLMLYPLLWMVSASVRPENEIFSSTSLIPSSIDLSSYVRGWTGLDVSFGRFFWNSLVISVLVVTGNVIACSLTAYAFARLRFAGRNFWFAIMLGTLMIPYHVTLIPQYVLFLDLGWVNTILPLVVPKFLASDAFFIFLMVQFFRGIPRELDEAAMMDGCSAWRIYWKIMLPLSLPVLATAAIFSFIWTWDDFFGPLIYLNDMNTYTIQLGLRTFVDSTSASDWGGLFAMSTLTLVPVFFFFLFFQRLLIEGIATTGMKR, encoded by the coding sequence ATGACTGAGACGACCGCTTCCGTCACCGCGGCCCGGCCGCCATCGGACATTACCAAACGCAGCCTGCCGGCCTCGCTCGTCATCCACGCGCTGCTGATCGCCGCCTCGCTTCTCATGCTCTATCCGCTGCTGTGGATGGTTTCGGCATCGGTCAGGCCGGAAAACGAGATCTTCTCATCGACTTCGCTCATCCCGTCGTCGATCGATCTCTCCTCTTACGTGCGCGGCTGGACCGGGCTGGATGTCAGCTTCGGCCGGTTCTTCTGGAATTCGCTCGTCATCTCGGTGCTTGTCGTGACAGGCAATGTCATCGCCTGCTCGCTGACGGCCTACGCCTTCGCGCGGCTGCGGTTTGCCGGCCGGAACTTTTGGTTTGCGATCATGCTCGGCACGCTGATGATCCCCTATCACGTGACGCTGATCCCGCAATATGTGCTCTTCCTCGATCTCGGCTGGGTGAACACCATCCTGCCGCTCGTCGTGCCGAAGTTCCTGGCGAGTGACGCCTTCTTCATTTTCCTGATGGTGCAGTTCTTCCGAGGTATTCCGCGTGAACTCGACGAGGCGGCGATGATGGACGGCTGCAGCGCCTGGCGCATCTATTGGAAGATCATGCTGCCGCTGTCGCTACCGGTGCTGGCAACGGCCGCCATCTTCTCCTTCATCTGGACATGGGACGATTTCTTCGGCCCGCTGATCTACCTGAACGACATGAACACCTACACGATTCAGCTCGGCCTGCGTACCTTCGTCGATTCCACCAGCGCATCGGATTGGGGCGGCTTGTTCGCCATGTCGACCTTGACGCTCGTGCCGGTGTTCTTCTTCTTCCTGTTCTTCCAGCGCCTGCTGATCGAGGGCATCGCCACGACGGGCATGAAACGCTGA